The DNA sequence TTACGTTGTGGCCCAGGGCTTCACCCATGTCGAGTTCCTGCCGGTCGCCGAGCACCCGTTCGGGGGGTCGTGGGGCTACCAGGTGACGTCGTACTACGCGCCGACGTCCCGGTTCGGCACGCCCGACGATTTCCGGTTCCTGGTCGACGCACTGCACCAGGCCGGCATCGGGGTGATCGTCGACTGGGTGCCCGCCCACTTCCCCAAGGACGGCTGGGCCTTGGGCCGCTTCGACGGCACCGCACTCTACGAGCACTCCGACCCGCGCCGTGGTGAGCAACTCGACTGGGGCACTTACGTCTTCGACTTCGGCAGGCCCGAGGTGCGCAACTTCCTGGTGGCCAACGCGCTGTACTGGCTGCAGGAGTACCACATCGACGGGCTGCGGGTGGATGCGGTGGCCTCGATGCTGTACCTGGACTACTCGCGACCGGCCGACGGGTGGACGCCCAACATCTACGGCGGGCGGGAGAACCTCGAGGCGGTACAGTTCCTGCAGGAGATGAACGCCACCGTCCACAAGGCGGCCCCCGGCATCGTCACCATCGCCGAGGAGTCGACCTCCTGGCCCGGCGTCACTCGACCGACCAACATTGGCGGCCTTGGCTTTTCGATGAAGTGGAATATGGGGTGGATGCACGACACCCTGGACTACATCAGCCGCGACCCGATCTACCGCACCTACCACCACCACGAGATGACCTTCTCGATGCTGTACGCGTTCAGCGAGAACTATGTGCTGCCGATCAGCCATGACGAGGTGGTGCACGGCAAGGGCACGCTGTGGGGCCGGATGCCGGGCAACGACCATGTCAAGGCGGCCGGGCTGCGCAGTCTGCTGGCTTATCAGTGGGCGCACCCGGGCAAGCAGCTGCTGTTCATGGGTCAGGAGTTCGGCCAGCGCGCCGAGTGGTCCGAGGAACGCGGGATCGACTGGTTCCAGCTCGACGAGAACAGCTACTCCGACGGCATTGCGAAGTTCGTCGCCGATGTCAACCAGATCTATCGGACTCGTTCGGCGTTGTGGAGTCAGGACACCAAGCCGGAGGGTTACTCCTGGATCGACGCCAACGACTCGGCCAACAACGTGCTGAGCTTCCTGCGCTACGGCAGCGATGGCTCGGTGCTGGCGTGTGTGTTCAACTTCTCCGGATCAGAGCACACCCACTACCGGCTGGGTCTGCCGCACGGGGGTACCTGGCGCGAGGTGCTCAACAGCGACGCGACGATCTACAACGGCGCGGGCGCAGGCAATTTCGGCGCGGTGGACGCTACCGAGGATCCGTGGCACGGCCGGCCCGCGTCGGCGACGCTGGTACTGCCGCCCACCTCGGCGATCTGGCTCGAGCCGGCCTAGCCGATCTCGGCGCCTAGTACAGCGCGTTGGCGAGGTTGCGCCGGCCGGCGATGACGTCGGGGTCGGCGGGGTCGAACAGTTCGAAGAGTTCGATCAGCCGGGTACGTACCGCGGTCCGCTCGTCACCGGCGGTCCGCCGCACCAGCGCGATCAGCCGGTCGAAGGCCGCGGTGACGTCCTGGTTGAGGATCTCGACGTCGGCCGCCGCGAACGCGGCGTCGAGATCGTCGGGTGCGGCGGCGGCTGCGGCCACGGCGTCCGGGCGCTGGGCGGTGGCGCGCTCCAGGAAGGTGATCTGGCGCAGCGCGCCCTTGGCCTCGGCGTGGTTCGGGTCGGCGTCCAGGATCGCCTGGTAGGCGGCGGCGGCCGCGGCGAAGTCACCGGCCTCGAGATGCTCACGGGCCTGGGCCACCGCGGGGTCGGCCTGCTCGGCCTCCGATTCGCCGGTACCCGAGAGCTTTCCGGCCGTGGCCGACAGCAACGAGTCGATCCAGCGCCGCAGCTGCTCGGGCGGCTGGGGGCCCTGGAAACTGGCCAGCGGTTGACCGCCGGCCAGCGCGACGACAGTGGGCACGGCTTCGATGCCGAACATCTGCGCGACCCGCGGTACCACGTCGACGTTGACGGTGGCCAGCGACCACGTGCCCTTGTCGGCGGCAGCCAGGTCGGCGAAGGCGTCGATCAACTGGACGCAGACCTCGCTGCGCGGGGACCACAACACCACGACCACCGGGATCTGCCCGGAGCGGACCAACACCTCGGCTTCGAAATTCGCCTCGGTGATCTCGACGGCACCGGTGGGAGCCGCACCGCCGGACGGGGCCTGGGCCCGCTGCTTGAGACCCGAGAGGTCAACGGCACCGGCCAATGCCGCCGGAATCGATGGGCGTGGACGTGTCACGCCCACAAGTCTGTCACGTCGCCGACGGTGCCGATTTGGCCGCTGCCGCAGATGCGTCGCGATGGTGCTCAGCACCGGTTTCCGGGCCCAATTTCGCGGTCCGGTCAGCCCATATGAGGAAGATCACACTGCCAAGCGGCACGATGCTGCCCAGCAACGCCAGAAACCAGGTTCCGGCACGCCACTGATAGGCGATACCGGCCAGTAGCGCGGTGACCACGAACGCGATGAACACCAGTCCGTGGGCCATCCCAAAGATCTTCACGCCGATCTCCGTGCGCGGGCTGCCCAGGTACTTGAAGTACATCCCGATCAACAGCCCGACCCACGTCAACGCTTCGGCCAGCGCGACCAACCGGAACCGTCCAGCGGTGCTGCGAATGTCGAGAGTGCTCGTCATGGCGCCATTGTGCCGGACCGGCGGCCCAGCTACTACGCGCCGTCGTTGACCGGGACTACCCGGCGCGCAGGATCAGCGCGTCGCCCTGGCCGCCGGCACCGCACAGTGCCGCCACCGCATAGGCGCCGCCCCGCCGCTTGAGCTCGTGTGCGGCGTGCAGGACGATGCGGGCCCCCGACATCCCGATCGGATGACCCAGCGCGATCGCACCACCGTTGCGGTTGACCTTCTCCGGATCCACACCCAGCTCACGCGTGGAGGCCAGCGAGACCGCCGCGAACGCCTCGTTGATCTCCAGGACGTCGAACTGGTCGACGCCGACGCCCTCACGCGCGGCCGCCTTCTTGATGGCGTTGGCGGGTTGGGACTGCAGGGTGGAATCCGGGCCGGCGACCACACCGTGAGCGCCGATCTCGCACAACCAGCTCAGCCCCAGCTCCTGGGCCTTGGACTTCTTCATCACCACGACCGCGCAGCCGCCATCGGAGATCTGGGACGCCGAACCCGCGGTGATGGTGCCGTCCTTGCGGAATGACGGCTTGAGACCGGACAGCGACTCCGCGGTGGTGTTGGCCCGAATGCCCTCGTCCTGGGTGAATTCGATCGGGTCGCCCTTGCGCTGCGGAATCGACACCGGCACAACCTCGTCGGCGAACAGCCCGTCCTTCCATGCCGCGGCGGCCTTCTGATGCGAACCGGCGGCGAATTCGTCCTGCTCGAGGCGGGTGAACTTGTCCTCGTCATTGCGCTGTTCGGTCAGCGCACCCATCGGCTGGTCGGTGAACACGTCATGCAAGCCGTCATAAGCCAGGTGGTCGAGCAGTGTGACGTCGCCGTACTTGTAGCCGTCGCGGCTGTTCATCAACAGGTGCGGCGCCCGGGTCATCGACTCCTGGCCACCGGCCACCACGACGTCGAACTCACCGGCGCGGATCAGCTGGTCGGCCAGGGCAATCGAGTCGATGCCGGACAGGCACATCTTGTTGATCGTCAGCGCCGGCACATCCCAGCCGATCCCCGCCGACACCGCCGACTGGCGCGCAGGCATCTGGCCGGCGCCTGCCGTGAGGACCTGGCCCATGATCACGTACTCGACCAGGGAGGCGGCCACCCCGGACTTCTCCAGGGCTCCCTTGATGGCGATCGCGCCCAGATCACTGCCGGAAAAGCCCTTCAGCGATCCGGACAACTTGCCGATCGGTGTACGTGCTCCAGCAACGATCACAGACGTCGTCATAACTACCTCCACAGGCGTTTGGAGCCGCAGGTATGCGGCTAATCACAGATCCCGCAGTATTGGATCCGACGTCGTTAGGTTACCTTTGCGTTATGACCGCTGAACAAGTTGATGCCCGCCCCGTTCTGGCCGGCGCTCTCGTGACGGCTGTTGACCACATCGGCATCGCAGTGCCCGATCTGGACGTCGCGATTCAGTGGTACCACGAGCATCTGGGGATGATCCTCGTCCACGAGGAGATCAACGAAGACCAGGGCATCCGCGAGGCCATGCTGTCGCTGAAGGGTGCCGGCAGCGACTGCGCGCAGCTTCAGCTGATGGCCCCGCTCGACGAGAACTCGACCATCGCCAAGTTCATCGACAAGCGCGGCCCGGGCATCCAGCAGATGGCCTACCGGGTCAGCGATCTGGACGCCATGTCCGAGCAGCTGCGCAGCCAGGGCGTTCGGCTGATCTACGACGCACCGCGGCGCGGTACCGCGAACTCGCGGATCAACTTCATCCATCCCAAGGACGCCGGTGGTGTGCTGGTGGAGCTCGTCGAGAAGGCCGCCGAGCACTAGGCTCTCAGGACCACCTGCGGGTGGGCCCGCGCGAGGCGCGGTTGGCCCAGCACGGCGTGTGCCAATGCCTGCGATCCTCCAGCTCGGCGTCGCCCGCTGATCCCTCGTACACACGCCACACCACGACATGGGCTGTGCCCGAACGGATCTCGTGATCGCAGCCCGGGCAACGATAAGTCTTGACGGCACGTGCAGCGGCCACCGGACGCACCTCGTAGTCGTAGCCGTCGGCCCCGATCTCGATGCGGCGCTGCATCGGCAGCGGCGGCAGACCGGTGCCCTGACGACGGTCCGGTCTGCGACGGGGCATCAGAACAGCCGGAACTCGTCGCTGTCCATACCCCGCATCTTGTCGTAATCCAGTGTCACACATCGGATTCCGCGGTCGGTGGCCAGCGTGCGCGCCTGCGGCTTGATCTGCTGGGCGGCGAACACTCCGCTGACCGGCGCCAGCAGGCTGTCCCGGTTCATCAGCTCCAGATAGCGGGTCAGCTGCTCCACGCCGTCGATCTCACCACGCCGTTTGATCTCGACGGCTACCGAGCGGCCCTGCTCGTCGCGGGCCAGGATGTCCACCGGGCCGATCGCCGTCATGTATTCCCGGCGCACCAGGGTGTAGCCGTCACCGAGCAGTTCGATGTGCTCGGCCAGTAGCTCCTGCAGGTGTGCTTCGACGCCGTCCTTGACCAGCCCGGGGTCGATGCCCAGTTCGTGGCTCGAGTCGTGCTCGATGGACTCCAGTGTGATGCGCAACTGCTCGCCGGCCTTGTTCTCCACCACCCAGACGGGCTGCGGGCCGTCGGCGTCCTCGGTCAGCCAGCATGGCGGGCTCATCCAGTTCAACGGCTTGTAGGCACGGTCGTCGGCATGCACACTGACCGAGCCATCGGCCTTGACGAGCAGCAGTCGTCGTGCCGATGGCAGATGAGCGGTGAGCCGGCCGACGTAGTCGACGGTGCACTGAGCAATCACGAGGCGCACGGCTCAAGCTTAGGGTGTGTCGGCGCCGACGAATTAGGCTGACGCCACCATGAGTGCCAGCCCGAGTGTCGCGCAGCGGTTGGGCCGTGTGCTGGAGCGGGTCACCCGCCAGAGCGGCCGGTTGGCCACCACCCCCGCTTATGGGTCGTTGCTGCTGGGCAAGGTCTCGGAGAGCCCCGCCCGCCGCCGGGTGCGGATCCAGACGCTGATCACCGTCTTCACGCTCGTGGTCAACATCGTCGGGGTGGCGGTGGCCACACTGCTGGTCACCGTCGCGTTCCCGGTGCCCAGCGTGTTCCACGATGCACCGGCCTGGCTCACGTTCGGGGTCGCCCCGGCCTACGGCGCGGCGGCACTGGCGTTCGGTAGCTGGTGGATCACCACCCGTACGGTCAAGGACCTGCGGTGGGCCATCAGCGGCAGACCGCCGACCCGCGCCGACCAGCGCAGGGTCTTCTTCACACCGTGGCGAATCGCGATCGCCCAACTGGCGCTCTGGGCGGTGGGCACCACGGCGTTCACCATCCTGTACGGGCTGTACGACACCGACTTCATTCCCCGGCTGTCGCTGGGCGTGGGCGTCTGTGGAGTGGTCGTGGCGACCAGCACGTATCTGTTCACCGAGTTCGCACTGCGCCCGGTGGCCGCGCAGGCGCTGGCTGCCGGCCCACCACCGCACCGGCTGGCGCCGGGCATCATGGGCCGCACCATGACCGTGTGGATGTTGAGTTCGGGTCTCCCGGTGATCTGTATCGGCCTGGTGGCACTGTTCTCGCTGCTGCTGCAGAACCTCACCAAGACCCAGCTGGAGGTCGGCATCCTGATCTCCGCGGTGGCCACGCTGATCTTCGGCTTCCTGCTCACCTGGATCCTGGCCTGGCTCATCGCAACTCCGGTGCGAGTGGTGCGCAACGCGCTCAAGCGTGTCGAGGACGGTGACCTGAGCGCCAACCTGGTGGTGTTCGATGGCACCGAACTCGGGGAACTGCAGCGCGGGTTCAACTCCATGGTGGACGGGCTGCGGGAGCGTGAGCGGGTGCGTGACCTGTTCGGCCGGCACGTCGGCCGCGAAGTAGCAGCGGCCGCCGAGCAGCAGAAGCCCACGCTCGGCGGCGAAGAGCGCCATGTCGCAGTCATTTTCGTCGACATCGTCGGCTCAACCCAGCTCGTCAGCACACTGCCGCCCAAGGACGTCGTCGGCCTGCTCAACCGGTTCTTCGCCGTCATCGTCGAAGAGGTGAACCGCCACCACGGACTGGTCAACAAGTTCGAGGGCGACGCCACCCTGGCGATCTTCGGCGCACCGGTCACCCTGGACACCCCGGAGGACGACGCGCTGGCGGCGGCCAGGGCGATCGTCACCCGCCTCGAGCACGAGGTCCCGGAGTGCCCGGCGGGTATCGGGGTGGCGGCCGGACAGGTGGTGGCCGGAAACGTCGGCGCCAACGAGCGTTTCGAGTACACCGTGATCGGTGAGCCGGTCAACGAGGCGGCCCGGCTGTCCGAACTCGCGAAGACCCGTCCGCATCGGGTGCTTGCATCAGCGGTGACGGTCACCGCGGCCGACGACGACGAAAGCCGGTATTGGGAATTGGCGGAGGCCGTGACCCTGCGCGGCTATGAGCAGCCCACCCAGCTGGCCACGCTGGCCTAGATGAATGGCGCGTTGCGCGCTGAATGTGGCTACGCG is a window from the Mycolicibacterium anyangense genome containing:
- the glgB gene encoding 1,4-alpha-glucan branching protein GlgB, whose translation is MTRSPKLASPYLAPDPGDLARLVAGVHHDPHSILGAHEYDDHTVLRALRPYAEQVVAIVGDQRYEFSHIDAGLFAVSLPFTNLADYRLEVTYPGGHTLTVADGYRFLPTLGEMDLHLFAEGRHERLWEILGAHPRSFTTPDGVVEGVSFAVWAPNAKGVSLIGEFNHWDGNDAPMRVLGSSGVWELFWPDFPTDGLYKFRVHGVDGAVTDRADPFAFATEVPPQTASRVNVSHYTWADEDWMTQRAGRNPVFEPMSTYEVHLGSWRPGLSYRQLAQELTDYVVAQGFTHVEFLPVAEHPFGGSWGYQVTSYYAPTSRFGTPDDFRFLVDALHQAGIGVIVDWVPAHFPKDGWALGRFDGTALYEHSDPRRGEQLDWGTYVFDFGRPEVRNFLVANALYWLQEYHIDGLRVDAVASMLYLDYSRPADGWTPNIYGGRENLEAVQFLQEMNATVHKAAPGIVTIAEESTSWPGVTRPTNIGGLGFSMKWNMGWMHDTLDYISRDPIYRTYHHHEMTFSMLYAFSENYVLPISHDEVVHGKGTLWGRMPGNDHVKAAGLRSLLAYQWAHPGKQLLFMGQEFGQRAEWSEERGIDWFQLDENSYSDGIAKFVADVNQIYRTRSALWSQDTKPEGYSWIDANDSANNVLSFLRYGSDGSVLACVFNFSGSEHTHYRLGLPHGGTWREVLNSDATIYNGAGAGNFGAVDATEDPWHGRPASATLVLPPTSAIWLEPA
- a CDS encoding tetratricopeptide repeat protein — its product is MTRPRPSIPAALAGAVDLSGLKQRAQAPSGGAAPTGAVEITEANFEAEVLVRSGQIPVVVVLWSPRSEVCVQLIDAFADLAAADKGTWSLATVNVDVVPRVAQMFGIEAVPTVVALAGGQPLASFQGPQPPEQLRRWIDSLLSATAGKLSGTGESEAEQADPAVAQAREHLEAGDFAAAAAAYQAILDADPNHAEAKGALRQITFLERATAQRPDAVAAAAAAPDDLDAAFAAADVEILNQDVTAAFDRLIALVRRTAGDERTAVRTRLIELFELFDPADPDVIAGRRNLANALY
- a CDS encoding DUF3817 domain-containing protein yields the protein MTSTLDIRSTAGRFRLVALAEALTWVGLLIGMYFKYLGSPRTEIGVKIFGMAHGLVFIAFVVTALLAGIAYQWRAGTWFLALLGSIVPLGSVIFLIWADRTAKLGPETGAEHHRDASAAAAKSAPSAT
- a CDS encoding acetyl-CoA C-acetyltransferase, encoding MTTSVIVAGARTPIGKLSGSLKGFSGSDLGAIAIKGALEKSGVAASLVEYVIMGQVLTAGAGQMPARQSAVSAGIGWDVPALTINKMCLSGIDSIALADQLIRAGEFDVVVAGGQESMTRAPHLLMNSRDGYKYGDVTLLDHLAYDGLHDVFTDQPMGALTEQRNDEDKFTRLEQDEFAAGSHQKAAAAWKDGLFADEVVPVSIPQRKGDPIEFTQDEGIRANTTAESLSGLKPSFRKDGTITAGSASQISDGGCAVVVMKKSKAQELGLSWLCEIGAHGVVAGPDSTLQSQPANAIKKAAAREGVGVDQFDVLEINEAFAAVSLASTRELGVDPEKVNRNGGAIALGHPIGMSGARIVLHAAHELKRRGGAYAVAALCGAGGQGDALILRAG
- the mce gene encoding methylmalonyl-CoA epimerase — encoded protein: MTAEQVDARPVLAGALVTAVDHIGIAVPDLDVAIQWYHEHLGMILVHEEINEDQGIREAMLSLKGAGSDCAQLQLMAPLDENSTIAKFIDKRGPGIQQMAYRVSDLDAMSEQLRSQGVRLIYDAPRRGTANSRINFIHPKDAGGVLVELVEKAAEH
- the nucS gene encoding endonuclease NucS, producing MRLVIAQCTVDYVGRLTAHLPSARRLLLVKADGSVSVHADDRAYKPLNWMSPPCWLTEDADGPQPVWVVENKAGEQLRITLESIEHDSSHELGIDPGLVKDGVEAHLQELLAEHIELLGDGYTLVRREYMTAIGPVDILARDEQGRSVAVEIKRRGEIDGVEQLTRYLELMNRDSLLAPVSGVFAAQQIKPQARTLATDRGIRCVTLDYDKMRGMDSDEFRLF
- a CDS encoding adenylate/guanylate cyclase domain-containing protein, with the translated sequence MSASPSVAQRLGRVLERVTRQSGRLATTPAYGSLLLGKVSESPARRRVRIQTLITVFTLVVNIVGVAVATLLVTVAFPVPSVFHDAPAWLTFGVAPAYGAAALAFGSWWITTRTVKDLRWAISGRPPTRADQRRVFFTPWRIAIAQLALWAVGTTAFTILYGLYDTDFIPRLSLGVGVCGVVVATSTYLFTEFALRPVAAQALAAGPPPHRLAPGIMGRTMTVWMLSSGLPVICIGLVALFSLLLQNLTKTQLEVGILISAVATLIFGFLLTWILAWLIATPVRVVRNALKRVEDGDLSANLVVFDGTELGELQRGFNSMVDGLRERERVRDLFGRHVGREVAAAAEQQKPTLGGEERHVAVIFVDIVGSTQLVSTLPPKDVVGLLNRFFAVIVEEVNRHHGLVNKFEGDATLAIFGAPVTLDTPEDDALAAARAIVTRLEHEVPECPAGIGVAAGQVVAGNVGANERFEYTVIGEPVNEAARLSELAKTRPHRVLASAVTVTAADDDESRYWELAEAVTLRGYEQPTQLATLA